In Anaerosporomusa subterranea, the genomic window GGTTTTAATACCATGGCAGGATCTAGCATTAAGAGCTGGCGGATCAAAAGCAGCGGGATTCATCCCGCTGCTTTTATGGTAAAAACGACATAGAGATAGTTTACCTGATGAATGAGCAGGATTGTTCTTATTCAACCGCTTTCCTTAGTTCTTCCGGTATGACTAGACCAATCGCTTTAGATGCTTCTTGGTTGATAATAACCTTTACATCTTCTTGCGAACCGATCGGCATATCGGCTGGTTTTGATTTGCCGGACAGAATATCGGCTGCCATTTCACCGGCTTGGAAACCGAGTTTATAGAAGTTTACTGAAATGCCTGCTGTCGCACCACCAGTCTTAATCGGGGCTTCATCGCCAATGAATACCGGCATCTTTGCAGGTACTGTTATCTTGGCAATATTAGACATAGCGGATACTATATTATTATCTGTTGGGCAATAGATGAAATCCACTTTGCCAAGTAAACTCTGCACTGCCTGTTGAATATCATTTACGTTTGAAACGGTAGCTTCAATCACCGTCAAACCCTTTTCAGCGGCATATTCTTTCATGGCCTTGACTTGTATCTGAGAATTCACTTCACTGGAAGTATATAACGCCCCCACTGTTTTTGCCTTTGGAACCAGTTTAAGCGCTAAGTCGATCTGTCTCTTGGGGGGATTGTGATTCGTTGTCCCGGTAACATTCCCGCCAGGTTTTTCATTGGATTGAACCAGCTTTGCCGTCTTGTAATCCACAATCGCTGCTCCCACAATCGGGATCG contains:
- a CDS encoding ABC transporter substrate binding protein — its product is MRKGWVNGMLKNLRQKKMIALAIGAVLAVGVIAGCGGEKKEAGAEKSKVYQIGVLQMVQHGALDDSNKGFVDGLASRGYKNGENIKIDQQNAQGDQANLKTISQRFVNNKVDLIFAIATPAAQIVANETKTIPIVGAAIVDYKTAKLVQSNEKPGGNVTGTTNHNPPKRQIDLALKLVPKAKTVGALYTSSEVNSQIQVKAMKEYAAEKGLTVIEATVSNVNDIQQAVQSLLGKVDFIYCPTDNNIVSAMSNIAKITVPAKMPVFIGDEAPIKTGGATAGISVNFYKLGFQAGEMAADILSGKSKPADMPIGSQEDVKVIINQEASKAIGLVIPEELRKAVE